Proteins encoded by one window of Mastacembelus armatus chromosome 23, fMasArm1.2, whole genome shotgun sequence:
- the srgap1b gene encoding SLIT-ROBO Rho GTPase-activating protein 1b isoform X1, translated as MSFTHGCLCVRESACVRGCMRERLRRVKDNIKHRLSAWRVCVRVCVCACGALHFYLVGVCSLLPPCRSVHVCMHAGVIIYLHELKLILVKFFFFLSGWICRVLAAAAAAAAPPAAVTSGSFLYVRTQLVEQQRCLEQQTEMRVQLLQDLQDFFRKKAEIETEYSRNLEKLAERFMAKTRSTKDHQQYKKDQNLLSPVNCWYLLLNQVRRESKDHATLSDLYLNNVITRLTHISEDSARLLKRSKEIIFQLQEDLMKLLNELYTVMKTYHMYHVETINAETKLREAERQEGRVKGVSGTGGGVEPVFGLRIEERHQRRNAARKMEKMREKRKAKYSENKLKTLKARNEYLLTLEATNASVFKYYIHDLPDIIDCCDLGYHSSLSRALRTYLSAELSLEASRRAGLEVLEGAVEGLDPARDRQRLLGLYPTAFCPPQRFSFQAHMGDTVTQIASQAQVQAELTLRLTQLQTRLASLKIENEEVKKTWGATLTTLQDMTVLDDYDVSQSFTHSPSSESVKSSVSDGYLNKPSLAKRRANQQETELFYFTKFREYLEGSNLISKLQAKHDTLKKALAEGYKAELLTTSRGRKNSHSKHQDSTKAIPLLVESCIRYINLHGLQHQGIFRVSGSQVEVNDIKNSFERGNDPLIDEESNHDINSVAGVLKLYFRGLENPLFPKDRFNDLISCVRIENLYERAQCVRKILLGVPRTTLVVMRYLFAFLNHLSQYSDENMMDAGNLAIVFGPTLLPTPDTLDQVACQAHVNEVIKTVILHHDNIFPDTKELPGPVYEKCMTGDQYCESPFSEPGALEEAEPDAGTETQTSDEEGEAVEAVARFDYVGRSGRELSFKKGASLQLFQRASHDWWEGRHNGNHGLVPHQYIVVKDRADAMSDTLSQKAADSDGGSSSTDDKRSRSEVSSPTDIRPPETYNRSVIHRRKRTDGLFRRPLGRSNDNHGNGGVMERSSPPVTGHFSPRELLGRGQGLTPPLDSPERRRRSTAAVTMTVSRHDSLRRPEDTPIRRSSSGQHGFSNSHRSRVLDPDTLAQDIEESVTVALGELRQLERQGCRPAPDVVLDTLEQVKNGPMTTCSSESPSPHSTPSTPGTPGTPGTPGTPGTPGTPSPLSPLSPLSPLPGPPPGPPRPANPSPDTLGSFKPVAAARIGVPLRPPALRPKPMVPPKSSTPPLPSPLDKSCTM; from the exons ATGAGCTTCACGCACGGATGCCTGTGCGTGAGGGAAAGTGCGTGTGTGCGCGGCTGCATGCGTGAAAGGTTACGGCGGGTTAAAGATAACATCAAACACCGACTCTCAGCGTGGCGTGTctgcgtgcgcgtgtgtgtgtgtgcgtgtggtgcGTTGCATTTCTACCTAGTGGGCGTGTGCTCGCTCCTCCCTCCCTGCAGATcggtgcatgtgtgcatgcacgcgggtgtgattatttatttgcatGAGCTGAAACTAATTTTGGtgaaattcttcttctttctatCAGGATGGATTTGTCGGGTCctcgcagcagcagcagcagcagcggcgcCGCCGGCGGCGGTCACGAGTGGGTCATTTCTCT ATGTTCGGACCCAGCTGGTGGAGCAGCAGCGCTGTCTGGAGCAGCAGACGGAGATGCGAGTCCAGCTGCTCCAGGACCTGCAGGACTTCTTCAGGAAGAAGGCCGAGATTGAAACGGAATATTCCcgaaacctggagaagctcgCTGAGAGGTTCATGGCCAAAACACGGAGCACAAAAGACCATCAGCAATACAA aAAGGATCAGAACCTGCTCTCTCCGGTCAACTGCTGGTACCTGCTGCTAAACCAG GTGAGGAGGGAGAGCAAGGACCACGCCACCCTCAGCGACCTCTACCTGAACAACGTCATCACCCGCCTCACACACATCAGCGAGGACTCGGCCCGTCTGCTGAAGAGG AGTAAGGAGATCATCTTTCAGCTTCAGGAAGACCTCATGAAGCTTCTGAACGAGCTTTACACC GTGATGAAGACATATCACATGTACCATGTGGAGACGATCAACGCAGAAACCAAGCTGCGGGAGGCGGAGCGTCAGGAGGGCCGCGTGAAGGGCGTGTCTGGGACGGGCGGAGGGGTGGAGCCTGTGTTCGGCCTGCGGATAGAAGAGCGACACCAGAGACGCAACGCCGCCCGCAAGATGGAGAAGATGAGAGAGAAG agGAAGGCAAAATACTCAGAGAACAAACTGAAGACTCTTAAAGCCAGGAATGAGTATCTGCTGACCCTGGAGGCCACGAACGCCTCCGTCTTTAAATACTACATCCACGACCTGCCCGACATCATAGAC tgctgtgacCTAGGGTACCACTCCAGTCTGAGCCGGGCTCTGAGGACCTACCTATCAGCCGAACTGAGCCTTGAGGCCTCCAGGAGGGCGGGTCTGGAGGTGCTGGAGGGAGCTGTGGAGGGCCTGGACCCTGCCCGTGACCGGCAGCGTCTGCTGGGCCTGTACCCCACTGCCTTCTGCCCCCCGCAGCGCTTCAGCTTCCAGGCACACATGGGAGACACA GTGACCCAGATCGCCTCCCAGGCGCAGGTCCAGGCTGAGCTCACCCTGCGCCTCACACAGCTCCAGACCCGCCTGGCGTCTCTGAAGATAGAGAACGAAGAG GTGAAGAAAACCTGGGGTGCCACTCTGACCACCCTGCAGGACATGACGGTGCTGGACGACTACGACGTCTCTCAGAGCTTCACCCACAGCCCGTCCTCCGAGTCGGTCAAGTCCAGCGTGTCGGACGGCTACTTGAACAAACCGAGTCTGGCCAAGAGACGGGCCAACCAGCAGGAGACAGAGCTCTTCTACTTCACT AAATTCCGCGAGTATCTGGAGGGGAGTAATCTCATTTCCAAACTCCAGGCGAAGCATGACACACTGAAGAAAGCCTTAGCAGAGG GCTATAAAGCTGAGCTGCTGACGACCAG TCGTGGGCGGAAGAACTCCCACAGCAAGCACCAG GATTCAACTAAAGCCATACCTTTGCTTGTGGAGAGCTGCATCCGCTACATCAACCTACACG GTCTTCAGCATCAAGGCATTTTCCGGGTGTCGGGGTCGCAGGTGGAGGTCAACGACATCAAGAACTCCTTCGAGAGAG GTAACGACCCGCTGATCGACGAGGAGAGCAACCACGACATCAACTCTGTGGCTGGAGTGCTGAAGCTTTACTTCAGGGGACTGGAGAACCCGCTGTTCCCTAAGGACAGGTTCAATGACCTCATCTCCTGCGTCC GAATCGAGAACCTGTACGAGAGAGCGCAGTGCGTCCGCAAGATCCTGCTGGGAGTCCCGAGGACGACGCTGGTGGTGATGCGTTACCTGTTCGCCTTCCTCAACCA CCTTTCCCAGTACAGCGACGAGAACATGATGGATGCTGGGAACCTGGCCATTGTTTTCGGCCCCACGCTCCTGCCCACGCCCGACACGCTGGACCAGGTGGCCTGCCAGGCGCACGTGAACGAGGTCATCAAGACAGTCATCCTGCACCACGACAACATCTTCCCCGACACCAAGGAGCTGCCGGGGCCGGTTTATGAGAAGTGTATGACTGGAGACCAGTACTG CGAGAGTCCGTTCAGCGAGCCCGGGGCGTTGGAGGAGGCCGAGCCCGACGCTGGCACCGAGACCCAAACCAGCGACGAGG AGGGTGAGGCTGTGGAGGCAGTGGCGAGGTTCGACTACGTGGGCCGGTCGGGTCGCGAGCTCTCCTTCAAGAAGGGAGCGTCCCTGCAGCTCTTCCAGCGAGCGTCACATGACTGGTGGGAGGGGCGGCACAACGGCAACCACGGCCTGGTGCCTCATCAGTACATCGTGGTGAAGGACAG GGCCGACGCCATGTCCGATACCCTCAGTCAGAAGGCGGCGGACAGCGACGGAGGAAGCAGCAGCACCGACGACAAGAGGTCCCGGAGCGAAGTGAGCTCCCCCACCGACATCAGGCCGCCAGAGACCTACAACAGGTCTGTGAT TCACAGGAGGAAGCGAACTGACGGTTTGTTCCGCCGCCCCCTCGGCCGCTCTAATGACAACCACGGGAACGGGGGGGTGATGGAGCGGAGCTCTCCGCCGGTGACGGGTCACTTCAGTCCCAGGGAGCTGCTGGGTCGAGGTCAGGGCCTGACCCCGCCCCTGGACAGCCCCGAGCGCCGCCGCCGCTCCACTGCGGCCGTGACCATGACGGTGAGCCGACATGATTCGCTGCGGAGGCCGGAAGACACGCCCATCCGCCGCTCCAGCAGCGGGCAGCACGGCTTCAGCAACTCCCATCGATCCAGAGTGTTGGACCCAGACACACTGgcacag GACATCGAGGAGTCGGTGACTGTGGCTCTGGGGGAGCTGAGGCAGCTGGAGCGGCAGGGCTGCCGGCCGGCCCCTGACGTGGTGCTGGACACTCTGGAGCAGGTGAAGAACGGCCCTATGACCACCTGCTCCTCTGAGTCTCCCAGCCCCCACAGCACCCCCAGCACGCCGGGAACCCCGGGCACACCCGGCACCCCCGGGACTCCCGGGACCCCGGGCACCCCTAGCCCCCTCAGTCCTCTGAGCCCCCTCAGCCCGCTCCCCGGACCTCCACCTGGACCTCCCAGACCGGCCAACCCTTCACCCGACACCCTGGGCTCCTTCAAGCCTGTGGCAGCTGCCCGCATCGGGGTTCCGCTGCGGCCCCCCGCCCTGAGGCCCAAACCTATGGTCCCACCCAAGAGCAGCACCCCGCCTCTGCCCTCGCCACTGGACAAATCCTGCACCATGTGA
- the srgap1b gene encoding SLIT-ROBO Rho GTPase-activating protein 1b isoform X4, translating into MSNSNKSKKDKEILAEYESQVKDVRTQLVEQQRCLEQQTEMRVQLLQDLQDFFRKKAEIETEYSRNLEKLAERFMAKTRSTKDHQQYKKDQNLLSPVNCWYLLLNQVRRESKDHATLSDLYLNNVITRLTHISEDSARLLKRSKEIIFQLQEDLMKLLNELYTVMKTYHMYHVETINAETKLREAERQEGRVKGVSGTGGGVEPVFGLRIEERHQRRNAARKMEKMREKRKAKYSENKLKTLKARNEYLLTLEATNASVFKYYIHDLPDIIDCCDLGYHSSLSRALRTYLSAELSLEASRRAGLEVLEGAVEGLDPARDRQRLLGLYPTAFCPPQRFSFQAHMGDTVTQIASQAQVQAELTLRLTQLQTRLASLKIENEEVKKTWGATLTTLQDMTVLDDYDVSQSFTHSPSSESVKSSVSDGYLNKPSLAKRRANQQETELFYFTKFREYLEGSNLISKLQAKHDTLKKALAEGYKAELLTTSRGRKNSHSKHQDSTKAIPLLVESCIRYINLHGLQHQGIFRVSGSQVEVNDIKNSFERGNDPLIDEESNHDINSVAGVLKLYFRGLENPLFPKDRFNDLISCVRIENLYERAQCVRKILLGVPRTTLVVMRYLFAFLNHLSQYSDENMMDAGNLAIVFGPTLLPTPDTLDQVACQAHVNEVIKTVILHHDNIFPDTKELPGPVYEKCMTGDQYCESPFSEPGALEEAEPDAGTETQTSDEEGEAVEAVARFDYVGRSGRELSFKKGASLQLFQRASHDWWEGRHNGNHGLVPHQYIVVKDRADAMSDTLSQKAADSDGGSSSTDDKRSRSEVSSPTDIRPPETYNSHRRKRTDGLFRRPLGRSNDNHGNGGVMERSSPPVTGHFSPRELLGRGQGLTPPLDSPERRRRSTAAVTMTVSRHDSLRRPEDTPIRRSSSGQHGFSNSHRSRVLDPDTLAQDIEESVTVALGELRQLERQGCRPAPDVVLDTLEQVKNGPMTTCSSESPSPHSTPSTPGTPGTPGTPGTPGTPGTPSPLSPLSPLSPLPGPPPGPPRPANPSPDTLGSFKPVAAARIGVPLRPPALRPKPMVPPKSSTPPLPSPLDKSCTM; encoded by the exons ATGTCCAACTCAAACAAAAGCAAGAAGGACAAAGAGATCCTGGCGGAATACGAGAGCCAGGTCAAAG ATGTTCGGACCCAGCTGGTGGAGCAGCAGCGCTGTCTGGAGCAGCAGACGGAGATGCGAGTCCAGCTGCTCCAGGACCTGCAGGACTTCTTCAGGAAGAAGGCCGAGATTGAAACGGAATATTCCcgaaacctggagaagctcgCTGAGAGGTTCATGGCCAAAACACGGAGCACAAAAGACCATCAGCAATACAA aAAGGATCAGAACCTGCTCTCTCCGGTCAACTGCTGGTACCTGCTGCTAAACCAG GTGAGGAGGGAGAGCAAGGACCACGCCACCCTCAGCGACCTCTACCTGAACAACGTCATCACCCGCCTCACACACATCAGCGAGGACTCGGCCCGTCTGCTGAAGAGG AGTAAGGAGATCATCTTTCAGCTTCAGGAAGACCTCATGAAGCTTCTGAACGAGCTTTACACC GTGATGAAGACATATCACATGTACCATGTGGAGACGATCAACGCAGAAACCAAGCTGCGGGAGGCGGAGCGTCAGGAGGGCCGCGTGAAGGGCGTGTCTGGGACGGGCGGAGGGGTGGAGCCTGTGTTCGGCCTGCGGATAGAAGAGCGACACCAGAGACGCAACGCCGCCCGCAAGATGGAGAAGATGAGAGAGAAG agGAAGGCAAAATACTCAGAGAACAAACTGAAGACTCTTAAAGCCAGGAATGAGTATCTGCTGACCCTGGAGGCCACGAACGCCTCCGTCTTTAAATACTACATCCACGACCTGCCCGACATCATAGAC tgctgtgacCTAGGGTACCACTCCAGTCTGAGCCGGGCTCTGAGGACCTACCTATCAGCCGAACTGAGCCTTGAGGCCTCCAGGAGGGCGGGTCTGGAGGTGCTGGAGGGAGCTGTGGAGGGCCTGGACCCTGCCCGTGACCGGCAGCGTCTGCTGGGCCTGTACCCCACTGCCTTCTGCCCCCCGCAGCGCTTCAGCTTCCAGGCACACATGGGAGACACA GTGACCCAGATCGCCTCCCAGGCGCAGGTCCAGGCTGAGCTCACCCTGCGCCTCACACAGCTCCAGACCCGCCTGGCGTCTCTGAAGATAGAGAACGAAGAG GTGAAGAAAACCTGGGGTGCCACTCTGACCACCCTGCAGGACATGACGGTGCTGGACGACTACGACGTCTCTCAGAGCTTCACCCACAGCCCGTCCTCCGAGTCGGTCAAGTCCAGCGTGTCGGACGGCTACTTGAACAAACCGAGTCTGGCCAAGAGACGGGCCAACCAGCAGGAGACAGAGCTCTTCTACTTCACT AAATTCCGCGAGTATCTGGAGGGGAGTAATCTCATTTCCAAACTCCAGGCGAAGCATGACACACTGAAGAAAGCCTTAGCAGAGG GCTATAAAGCTGAGCTGCTGACGACCAG TCGTGGGCGGAAGAACTCCCACAGCAAGCACCAG GATTCAACTAAAGCCATACCTTTGCTTGTGGAGAGCTGCATCCGCTACATCAACCTACACG GTCTTCAGCATCAAGGCATTTTCCGGGTGTCGGGGTCGCAGGTGGAGGTCAACGACATCAAGAACTCCTTCGAGAGAG GTAACGACCCGCTGATCGACGAGGAGAGCAACCACGACATCAACTCTGTGGCTGGAGTGCTGAAGCTTTACTTCAGGGGACTGGAGAACCCGCTGTTCCCTAAGGACAGGTTCAATGACCTCATCTCCTGCGTCC GAATCGAGAACCTGTACGAGAGAGCGCAGTGCGTCCGCAAGATCCTGCTGGGAGTCCCGAGGACGACGCTGGTGGTGATGCGTTACCTGTTCGCCTTCCTCAACCA CCTTTCCCAGTACAGCGACGAGAACATGATGGATGCTGGGAACCTGGCCATTGTTTTCGGCCCCACGCTCCTGCCCACGCCCGACACGCTGGACCAGGTGGCCTGCCAGGCGCACGTGAACGAGGTCATCAAGACAGTCATCCTGCACCACGACAACATCTTCCCCGACACCAAGGAGCTGCCGGGGCCGGTTTATGAGAAGTGTATGACTGGAGACCAGTACTG CGAGAGTCCGTTCAGCGAGCCCGGGGCGTTGGAGGAGGCCGAGCCCGACGCTGGCACCGAGACCCAAACCAGCGACGAGG AGGGTGAGGCTGTGGAGGCAGTGGCGAGGTTCGACTACGTGGGCCGGTCGGGTCGCGAGCTCTCCTTCAAGAAGGGAGCGTCCCTGCAGCTCTTCCAGCGAGCGTCACATGACTGGTGGGAGGGGCGGCACAACGGCAACCACGGCCTGGTGCCTCATCAGTACATCGTGGTGAAGGACAG GGCCGACGCCATGTCCGATACCCTCAGTCAGAAGGCGGCGGACAGCGACGGAGGAAGCAGCAGCACCGACGACAAGAGGTCCCGGAGCGAAGTGAGCTCCCCCACCGACATCAGGCCGCCAGAGACCTACAACAG TCACAGGAGGAAGCGAACTGACGGTTTGTTCCGCCGCCCCCTCGGCCGCTCTAATGACAACCACGGGAACGGGGGGGTGATGGAGCGGAGCTCTCCGCCGGTGACGGGTCACTTCAGTCCCAGGGAGCTGCTGGGTCGAGGTCAGGGCCTGACCCCGCCCCTGGACAGCCCCGAGCGCCGCCGCCGCTCCACTGCGGCCGTGACCATGACGGTGAGCCGACATGATTCGCTGCGGAGGCCGGAAGACACGCCCATCCGCCGCTCCAGCAGCGGGCAGCACGGCTTCAGCAACTCCCATCGATCCAGAGTGTTGGACCCAGACACACTGgcacag GACATCGAGGAGTCGGTGACTGTGGCTCTGGGGGAGCTGAGGCAGCTGGAGCGGCAGGGCTGCCGGCCGGCCCCTGACGTGGTGCTGGACACTCTGGAGCAGGTGAAGAACGGCCCTATGACCACCTGCTCCTCTGAGTCTCCCAGCCCCCACAGCACCCCCAGCACGCCGGGAACCCCGGGCACACCCGGCACCCCCGGGACTCCCGGGACCCCGGGCACCCCTAGCCCCCTCAGTCCTCTGAGCCCCCTCAGCCCGCTCCCCGGACCTCCACCTGGACCTCCCAGACCGGCCAACCCTTCACCCGACACCCTGGGCTCCTTCAAGCCTGTGGCAGCTGCCCGCATCGGGGTTCCGCTGCGGCCCCCCGCCCTGAGGCCCAAACCTATGGTCCCACCCAAGAGCAGCACCCCGCCTCTGCCCTCGCCACTGGACAAATCCTGCACCATGTGA
- the srgap1b gene encoding SLIT-ROBO Rho GTPase-activating protein 1b isoform X5: MRVQLLQDLQDFFRKKAEIETEYSRNLEKLAERFMAKTRSTKDHQQYKKDQNLLSPVNCWYLLLNQVRRESKDHATLSDLYLNNVITRLTHISEDSARLLKRSKEIIFQLQEDLMKLLNELYTVMKTYHMYHVETINAETKLREAERQEGRVKGVSGTGGGVEPVFGLRIEERHQRRNAARKMEKMREKRKAKYSENKLKTLKARNEYLLTLEATNASVFKYYIHDLPDIIDCCDLGYHSSLSRALRTYLSAELSLEASRRAGLEVLEGAVEGLDPARDRQRLLGLYPTAFCPPQRFSFQAHMGDTVTQIASQAQVQAELTLRLTQLQTRLASLKIENEEVKKTWGATLTTLQDMTVLDDYDVSQSFTHSPSSESVKSSVSDGYLNKPSLAKRRANQQETELFYFTKFREYLEGSNLISKLQAKHDTLKKALAEGYKAELLTTSRGRKNSHSKHQDSTKAIPLLVESCIRYINLHGLQHQGIFRVSGSQVEVNDIKNSFERGNDPLIDEESNHDINSVAGVLKLYFRGLENPLFPKDRFNDLISCVRIENLYERAQCVRKILLGVPRTTLVVMRYLFAFLNHLSQYSDENMMDAGNLAIVFGPTLLPTPDTLDQVACQAHVNEVIKTVILHHDNIFPDTKELPGPVYEKCMTGDQYCESPFSEPGALEEAEPDAGTETQTSDEEGEAVEAVARFDYVGRSGRELSFKKGASLQLFQRASHDWWEGRHNGNHGLVPHQYIVVKDRADAMSDTLSQKAADSDGGSSSTDDKRSRSEVSSPTDIRPPETYNRSVIHRRKRTDGLFRRPLGRSNDNHGNGGVMERSSPPVTGHFSPRELLGRGQGLTPPLDSPERRRRSTAAVTMTVSRHDSLRRPEDTPIRRSSSGQHGFSNSHRSRVLDPDTLAQDIEESVTVALGELRQLERQGCRPAPDVVLDTLEQVKNGPMTTCSSESPSPHSTPSTPGTPGTPGTPGTPGTPGTPSPLSPLSPLSPLPGPPPGPPRPANPSPDTLGSFKPVAAARIGVPLRPPALRPKPMVPPKSSTPPLPSPLDKSCTM; encoded by the exons ATGCGAGTCCAGCTGCTCCAGGACCTGCAGGACTTCTTCAGGAAGAAGGCCGAGATTGAAACGGAATATTCCcgaaacctggagaagctcgCTGAGAGGTTCATGGCCAAAACACGGAGCACAAAAGACCATCAGCAATACAA aAAGGATCAGAACCTGCTCTCTCCGGTCAACTGCTGGTACCTGCTGCTAAACCAG GTGAGGAGGGAGAGCAAGGACCACGCCACCCTCAGCGACCTCTACCTGAACAACGTCATCACCCGCCTCACACACATCAGCGAGGACTCGGCCCGTCTGCTGAAGAGG AGTAAGGAGATCATCTTTCAGCTTCAGGAAGACCTCATGAAGCTTCTGAACGAGCTTTACACC GTGATGAAGACATATCACATGTACCATGTGGAGACGATCAACGCAGAAACCAAGCTGCGGGAGGCGGAGCGTCAGGAGGGCCGCGTGAAGGGCGTGTCTGGGACGGGCGGAGGGGTGGAGCCTGTGTTCGGCCTGCGGATAGAAGAGCGACACCAGAGACGCAACGCCGCCCGCAAGATGGAGAAGATGAGAGAGAAG agGAAGGCAAAATACTCAGAGAACAAACTGAAGACTCTTAAAGCCAGGAATGAGTATCTGCTGACCCTGGAGGCCACGAACGCCTCCGTCTTTAAATACTACATCCACGACCTGCCCGACATCATAGAC tgctgtgacCTAGGGTACCACTCCAGTCTGAGCCGGGCTCTGAGGACCTACCTATCAGCCGAACTGAGCCTTGAGGCCTCCAGGAGGGCGGGTCTGGAGGTGCTGGAGGGAGCTGTGGAGGGCCTGGACCCTGCCCGTGACCGGCAGCGTCTGCTGGGCCTGTACCCCACTGCCTTCTGCCCCCCGCAGCGCTTCAGCTTCCAGGCACACATGGGAGACACA GTGACCCAGATCGCCTCCCAGGCGCAGGTCCAGGCTGAGCTCACCCTGCGCCTCACACAGCTCCAGACCCGCCTGGCGTCTCTGAAGATAGAGAACGAAGAG GTGAAGAAAACCTGGGGTGCCACTCTGACCACCCTGCAGGACATGACGGTGCTGGACGACTACGACGTCTCTCAGAGCTTCACCCACAGCCCGTCCTCCGAGTCGGTCAAGTCCAGCGTGTCGGACGGCTACTTGAACAAACCGAGTCTGGCCAAGAGACGGGCCAACCAGCAGGAGACAGAGCTCTTCTACTTCACT AAATTCCGCGAGTATCTGGAGGGGAGTAATCTCATTTCCAAACTCCAGGCGAAGCATGACACACTGAAGAAAGCCTTAGCAGAGG GCTATAAAGCTGAGCTGCTGACGACCAG TCGTGGGCGGAAGAACTCCCACAGCAAGCACCAG GATTCAACTAAAGCCATACCTTTGCTTGTGGAGAGCTGCATCCGCTACATCAACCTACACG GTCTTCAGCATCAAGGCATTTTCCGGGTGTCGGGGTCGCAGGTGGAGGTCAACGACATCAAGAACTCCTTCGAGAGAG GTAACGACCCGCTGATCGACGAGGAGAGCAACCACGACATCAACTCTGTGGCTGGAGTGCTGAAGCTTTACTTCAGGGGACTGGAGAACCCGCTGTTCCCTAAGGACAGGTTCAATGACCTCATCTCCTGCGTCC GAATCGAGAACCTGTACGAGAGAGCGCAGTGCGTCCGCAAGATCCTGCTGGGAGTCCCGAGGACGACGCTGGTGGTGATGCGTTACCTGTTCGCCTTCCTCAACCA CCTTTCCCAGTACAGCGACGAGAACATGATGGATGCTGGGAACCTGGCCATTGTTTTCGGCCCCACGCTCCTGCCCACGCCCGACACGCTGGACCAGGTGGCCTGCCAGGCGCACGTGAACGAGGTCATCAAGACAGTCATCCTGCACCACGACAACATCTTCCCCGACACCAAGGAGCTGCCGGGGCCGGTTTATGAGAAGTGTATGACTGGAGACCAGTACTG CGAGAGTCCGTTCAGCGAGCCCGGGGCGTTGGAGGAGGCCGAGCCCGACGCTGGCACCGAGACCCAAACCAGCGACGAGG AGGGTGAGGCTGTGGAGGCAGTGGCGAGGTTCGACTACGTGGGCCGGTCGGGTCGCGAGCTCTCCTTCAAGAAGGGAGCGTCCCTGCAGCTCTTCCAGCGAGCGTCACATGACTGGTGGGAGGGGCGGCACAACGGCAACCACGGCCTGGTGCCTCATCAGTACATCGTGGTGAAGGACAG GGCCGACGCCATGTCCGATACCCTCAGTCAGAAGGCGGCGGACAGCGACGGAGGAAGCAGCAGCACCGACGACAAGAGGTCCCGGAGCGAAGTGAGCTCCCCCACCGACATCAGGCCGCCAGAGACCTACAACAGGTCTGTGAT TCACAGGAGGAAGCGAACTGACGGTTTGTTCCGCCGCCCCCTCGGCCGCTCTAATGACAACCACGGGAACGGGGGGGTGATGGAGCGGAGCTCTCCGCCGGTGACGGGTCACTTCAGTCCCAGGGAGCTGCTGGGTCGAGGTCAGGGCCTGACCCCGCCCCTGGACAGCCCCGAGCGCCGCCGCCGCTCCACTGCGGCCGTGACCATGACGGTGAGCCGACATGATTCGCTGCGGAGGCCGGAAGACACGCCCATCCGCCGCTCCAGCAGCGGGCAGCACGGCTTCAGCAACTCCCATCGATCCAGAGTGTTGGACCCAGACACACTGgcacag GACATCGAGGAGTCGGTGACTGTGGCTCTGGGGGAGCTGAGGCAGCTGGAGCGGCAGGGCTGCCGGCCGGCCCCTGACGTGGTGCTGGACACTCTGGAGCAGGTGAAGAACGGCCCTATGACCACCTGCTCCTCTGAGTCTCCCAGCCCCCACAGCACCCCCAGCACGCCGGGAACCCCGGGCACACCCGGCACCCCCGGGACTCCCGGGACCCCGGGCACCCCTAGCCCCCTCAGTCCTCTGAGCCCCCTCAGCCCGCTCCCCGGACCTCCACCTGGACCTCCCAGACCGGCCAACCCTTCACCCGACACCCTGGGCTCCTTCAAGCCTGTGGCAGCTGCCCGCATCGGGGTTCCGCTGCGGCCCCCCGCCCTGAGGCCCAAACCTATGGTCCCACCCAAGAGCAGCACCCCGCCTCTGCCCTCGCCACTGGACAAATCCTGCACCATGTGA